GGCCGGCTCCGCGCCCGCCGCCGAGGCGGCCCTGGTCGCGGCCGGCATCTCGCCGCAGGCCCGGGGCGAGGCACTCACGGTCGAGGAGTTCGCCGCCATCGCCGAGAACAAGCCGGAGCTGTCCGCATGAGCGAGAGCGTCACCGTCCGGGTACCCGCCAAGGTCAACGTCCAGCTCGCGGTCGGCGCCGCGCGCCCCGACGGCTTCCACGACCTGGCCAACGTCTTCCTCGCCGTCGGCCTGTACGACGAGGTCACCGTCACCCCGGCCGACGGGCTGCGCATCACCTGCTCCGGCCCGGACGCCGCCCAGGTCCCCCTGGACGCCACCAACCTCGCCGCCCGCGCCGCGACCGCGCTGGCCGAACGGCACGGCATCGCACCCGACGTCCACATCCACATCGCCAAGGACATTCCCGTCGCGGGCGGAATGGCCGGCGGCAGCGCGGACGCGGCCGGTGCCCTGCTGGCGTGCGACGCGCTGTGGTCCACCGGCGCCACCCGCGAGGAGCTCCTCGCGATCTGCGCCGAGCTGGGCAGCGACGTGCCGTTCAGCCTCGTCGGCGGGGCGGCCCTCGGGGTCGGCCGCGGCGAGCAGCTCACCCCCGTCGAGGTCGGCGGCACCTTCCACTGGGTCTTCGCGGTCGCCGACGGCGGCCTCTCCACCCCCGCCGTCTACCGCGAGTTCGACCGGCTCACGGCCGGCACGCGGGTGCCCGAGCCCGCCGCGTCCGCCGCGCTCATGGACGCACTGCGGGCCGGTGACCCCGTCGCCCTCGCCGCAGCCCTGAGCAACGACCTCCAGGCCCCCGCGCTGTCGCTGCGCCCCTCGCTGGCCGACACCCTGGCGGCGGGCACGGAGGCGGGCGCACTGGCTGCGCTGGTCTCGGGCTCCGGGCCGACCACCGCGTTCCTGACCGAGGACGAGGCGGCGGCCCGCAAGGTGGCCGACGCACTGACCGCCTCGGGGACCTGCCGCACCGCGAGGGTCGCCGTCTCCCCGGCACCGGGCGCCACCGTCGTCTGACCGGTGACGCCCCGGACGTGCGGCCCGGCTCAGCCGAGCCGCACGCTCCGCTTCGCCAGCTCGAACGCCGGCAGCATGCCCTTGTGCTCCTGCGCGTCCAGCCCGCCCAGGTGCACCACGACCGGTCCGTCCGGGGTGGCGACGGCGAAGGCGTGGGCCGGGCGCGACTCCTCCATGATCTTGCTGTAGACGGTGTAGCCCACTTCGGTCACGGACAGCTTCCCGACCGTGGTCTGCGTGTACGTGATCTTCGAGGCGTTCTCGTCGGCCTTCACGAAGCCCTCCAGCGCCTGGCGCGCCGTGCCGTCCTTGCCCTCGCCCTGCCACACCCGCAGGAACCCGATGTGCCCGGCCGGCTTCGCGTCGATCTCGCACACCATCGCGACCGGGCCCTGCCGGGCGAGGTCGGCGAGCTCCGAGTCCGGCTCCACGGGAGCCACGGCCTTCGCCTTCCAGTGCTGCGCCAGGTCGAAGACGACCGGCAGCTCGCATCCGGAACCGGGGCCCCCGACCGTGCCGCCCTTGGCCGCGGTCTTCGCACCCGCCCCGTGCGCGGCCGCGCCGCCGCCCGGCTTGGTGTCCGCCTTCGCACCGCCACCGGACTCCGACGAGCAGCCGGTCAGCGCGAGGGCTGCCAGCAGGACGGGCGCCAGCCCGCGAACCGTACGTCGTGTCATGAAGTTCCCCACCCCGATGAGACCCGGGAACCGGCCCGGATCTTGATCAATTCGGGCAAGGTACCGCACAGAGGTGTCCGGACGAACGCGGTTTCCCGGCACTGTCCCGTACAGGTGAGCGGGCGCTCGTAAGGAGCCCGGCGCCATGGCGACTACGCTGAAGGTCAGTGTTTCTCCTTCGAGCTGGAGCGTTTGTGGCCGTCAACCTCGTCAATGTCGAGCAGGTCAGCAAGGTGTACGGCACCCGTGCGCTGCTCGACGGTGTGTCCCTCGGTGTGTCCGAGGGGGACCGGATCGGTGTCGTCGGCCGTAACGGAGATGGCAAGACGACTCTCATCCGGATGCTCGCCAAGCTGGAGGAGGCGGACACCGGCCGGGTCACCCACAACGGCGGACTGCGTCTCGGCGTCCTGACCCAGCACGATTCGCTCGACCCGAAGGCGACGATCCGGCACGAGGTCATCGGCGATCTCGCCGACCACGAGTGGGCCGGCAGCGCCAAGATCCGCGACGTCCTGACCGGGCTCTTCGGCGGTCTCGACCTGGCCGGCTTCGAGCAGGGCCTGGACACCGTCATCGCCCCGCTCTCCGGTGGCGAGCGCCGCCGGATCGCGCTGGCCAAGCTGCTCATCGCCGAGCAGGACCTGATCGTCCTCGACGAGCCGACCAACCACCTCGACGTCGAGGGCATCTCCTGGCTGGCCGGACACCTGCGCGCCCGCCGCTCCGCACTGGTCTGCGTCACCCACGACCGGTGGTTCCTGGACCAGGTCTGCACCCGCATGTGGGACGTCCAGCGCGGCACGGTCCACGAGTACGAGGGCGGCTACAGCGACTACGTCTTCGCCCGTGCCGAACGCGAGCGGATCGCGGCCACCGAAGAGGGCAAGCGGCAGAACCTCATGCGCAAGGAGCTGGCCTGGCTGCGGCGCGGCGCCCCCGCCCGTACGTCCAAGCCCCGCTACCGCATCGAGGCGGCCAACGAGCTGATCGCCGATGTGCCGCCGCCCCGCGACACCAGCGCGCTGATGAAGTTCGCCAACGCCCGGCTCGGCAAGACCGTCTTCGAGCTGGAGGACGTGACCGTCCAGGCCGGCCCCAAGACGCTGCTCACCCACCTGACCTGGCAGCTCGGTCCCGGCGACCGGATCGGCCTGGTCGGGGTCAACGGCGCGGGCAAGACCTCGCTGCTGCGGGCGCTGGAGCAGGCGGCCCGTACCCAGGGCGAGGCGCAGCCCGCCGACGGGAAGATCGTCGTCGGCAAGACCGTGAAGCTCGCCTACCTCTCCCAGGAGGTCGCGGAGCTCAACCCGAACCTCCGGGTGCTGGAGGCCGTGCAGCAGGTGCGCGACCGGGTCGACCTCGGCAAGGGCCGGGAGATGACCGCGGGCCAGCTCTGCGAGCAGTTCGGCTTCTCGAAGGAGAAGCAGTGGACCCCGGTCGGCGACCTGTCGGGCGGTGAGCGGCGCAGGCTGCAGATCCTGCGGCTGCTGATGGACGAGCCGAACGTCCTCTTCCTCGACGAGCCCACCAACGACCTCGACATCGAGACCCTGACCCAGCTGGAGGACCTCCTCGACGGCTGGCCCGGGTCGATGATCGTGATCTCCCACGACCGGTTCTTCATCGAGCGGACCACGGACAAGGTGCTGGCGCTCCTCGGCGACAAGTCGCTGCGGATGCTGCCGCGCGGCATCGACGAGTACCTGGAGCGCAGGCTGCAGATGGCGGGGGCCGCCATGCCCGCCGCACCTGCCACGGCCTCCCGGGCCGCCGCCCCGGCACCGGGCGTCTCGCCGCAGGAGGCACGCGCGGCCAAGAAGGAACTCCAGAAGGTCGAGCGGCAGCTCGACAAGATGTCGACCCGCGAGACGACGCTCCACGCCCAGATCGCCGACAACGCCACGGACTTCGAGAAGGTCGCGAAGCTCGACGCCGAACTGCGCGAACTGGTCGCGGAACGCGATGTGCTGGAGATGCGCTGGCTGGAACTGGCCGAGGAGGCCTGACCGGCCGCTGAGGCGTCCTGCTGCGTGGCCGGTACAACTGCCGTGACCGGTGTGGTCGGTGAGGCCTGTGGGGCGGGTGGTAGAAAGAAGCCCCGTCCGGCGTCGTAGCCGGACCGCTTCGCACCACAGGTACCGACGGAACAACAACGGAACAGGGGGACGGGCCGATGAGCCAGCCGCCCGGACAGCAGCCGCCGCAGGGCGGGTTCGGAGCTCCTTACGACCCGCCGCCCGGGGCGTACCCGCCACCGGCCGCCCCGCCGCAGCCCGCCGGCCCGTACGGGCAGCCCGGTCCGTACGGCAATCAGCCCGGTCCGTACGGCAGTCAGCCCGGTCCGTACAACCAGCCGACGCAGGGCTACGGGTACGGCTACCCGCCCCAGCAGCAACAGCCGCAACAGCAGCCGGGGCACGGCTACCCGACGCAGCCCCCGCAGCCCGGCGGACCGCAGCCCGGCGGACCCCGGGGCGGCGGCCGGTTCCGCGGCCGGACCGGGATGATCGTCGGCGGCCTGCTCGCGGTGGCACTCCTGGCGGGCGGCGGCATCTGGCTCGCCACCGGCGACGACGGCGGCAACGGGACGCCCACGGCGAACGGCGGCCACAGCTCCGCGCCACCGGCCCCCGCGCCGACCCTGGACCAGGGCGACGGCAAGGGCGACACCGACGACGACGGCACGGTCACCCCTCAGGCCGAGGCCGCCGCCATCAACGCGGCGCGCGGGCCGGGGGAGGCGAAGGCCCTCTGGATCCGGAAGAGCGGCGTCGATCTCCCGGAGGGCGGCGAGGACTTCTACGGCCCGTGGTTCGCCGGCGACACCGTCGTCACGGCCATGTACCACACCGTCACGGGCTATTCGGCAGCCGACGGCACGCTCAAGTGGACCCTGCGGCTGCCCACCAACGCCTGCGCCGCGCCCACCCGGCCCACCGCCGACGGCAAGATCGTCCTGGGCATCGAGGACAGCACATCGGACGACGCGTACTGCGACAACCTCCAGATGGTCGACCTCACGACGGGCAAGGCCGGCTGGCGCAAGCAGTACGCCCGCGACGGCGCCTGGGACGGGCTCTCCGACCTCGCGATGGCGATCAACGGCGACACCGTGACCGTGGGGCGCACCAGCAGGACCGACGCCTTCCGGGTCAGCGACGGCAAGGTGCTGTTCGGCAAACTGCCCGGCAACTGCCAGCCGTTCGGCTTCGCCAGCGGCCCCGTGGCGATCGCCGCGGCGAGCTGCCAGACCGCCGCGGACGACCACAAGGAACACCGGGTACAGCGGATCGACCCCGGCACCGGCAAGGTGCAGTGGACGTACAAGGTCAAGAAGGGCTGGCAGGTCGCGCAGATCTACTCCGCCGACCCCATCGTGATCTCGCTGACGCAGCCGGAGAAGTGGGGCATCCTCGTGCTCAACACCAACGGCACCTACCGCACCCAGCTCTCCGGCGGGCCGGGGGAGTACGCCGTCGGGTGCGACAAGGACCGGCGCGTCCAGGGGGCCAACCTCGACAGCTGCACCGGGGTGGCCGCCGGTGCGAACACGTTCTACATGGCGACCAAGGCCGTCGACCTCAAAACCGGCGACGGCAACCAGGTCGCCGCCTTCGATCTGTCCACCGGCAAGCACAAGTGGACGATCAGCTCCCCGGCGGAGCAGCCCCTCACCCCGCTGCGGACGGAGGGCGGCAAGCTGCTGATGTACCTCGGGGCGGCGAAGAACAAGGGAGGCGGTATCGCCTCCGTTCCGGCCGCCGGCGGTAAATGGGGCATGGTGGTGCGGCACCCGGCGGCGGCCTCCGACCTGGAGCGCAGTTTCTACGAGCCGAACATCTCCTACGTGGACGGACGCAGCTTCCTCACGAATTCGAGGATCAGCGGCTCGGACGACGAGGAGATCGAGAGGCGGTCCATGGCCGTCTTCGGCAACTGACGGCCGATCAGGGCTCACGTAGGCATAACGGCGGTATCACGGGCCGGTTCTCCCTTGGGAACAGGGGTGGACCGAACCGCGGCGGGTGGCGGGCCGGGTGGTACAAAGAAGCCCCGCTCGACTGTCGTAACACTGCGGGATCCATGCCCGATTCGCTCCATTTCGCCGTTAATTCAGGGGGTCTTCGCCGATTCCCCGAGCTCCGGCGTGATCGCGGGGGAGTCCGGACCGGGCACCGGACCGCATGAAGGGGGACGCGCTGATGACCCAGCCGCCCAGCCAGCAACCGCCGCAGGGAGGCTTCGGCGCTCCGCAGGAGCCGCCGCACGGGGTCCCGCAGCCGCCCCAGGGCCCGCCGCAGACGCCGCCGCCCGCGCAGCCGCCCCAGGCACCGGCCGCCCAGCCGGGATATGGCTATCCCCAGCAGCCGGGCCAGGCAGCGGGCCGGCCGCCGCAGCCCGGCCCCTACGGGCAGCCGCAGCAGCCGGGCCCGTACGCCCAGCAGCCCGGTCCCTACGGCCAGCCCCAGCAGCCCGGCCCCTACGGTCAGCAGCAGCCGGGTCCGTATGCCCAGCAGCCCGGCCCGTACGGTCAGCCGCAGCAGCCCGGATACGGGTATCCGCAGCAGCAGTACCCCGGCGCACCGGTCCCCGCGCCGCCCGGTGGCCGTGGCCCGTTCAAGGGCAAGCCCGCGGCGATCATCGGTGCCGCGGTCGCCGCGCTCCTGGTCATCGGCGGCGGTGTCTACCTGCTGTCGAGCGGGGGCGACGACGACAAGAAGCCCGTCGCGAAGAAGAGCGGCGAGGTCCAGAAGCCCACCACGTCGCCCACTGTCGACGAGGGCGACGGCAACGGCACCGGCCGTGAGGGCAGCGACGACCTGAACGGCGGGCGCAAGCCCGGCGAGGCGAAGGTCCTCTGGCTCCAGAAGAACGACGTGGACCTGCCGCGCAACGGCGCGGACGTGTACGGCCCGTGGATCGTCGGCGACACCGTCGTCAAGGGCATGTACCGCACGGTCGCCGGCTACTCGGTGGCCGACGGCAAGGAGAAGTGGAAGCTGAAGCTTCCCGCCGACATCTGCTCCGCCCCGCAGCAGACCACCACGGACGGCAAGATCGTCATCGCGGTGAAGAACGGCACGACCGACAAGTCCGACTGCTCCACCCTCCAGCTGATCGACCTCAACACGGGGAAGGCGGGGTGGAAGAAGGAGGTCAAGAAGAGCGGCCTCTTCGACCTGATGTCGGACCTCTCCCTCGCCATCAGCGGCAACACCGTGACGGTCGGCCGCACCGGCGCCTCCAACGCCTACCGGGTCAGCGACGGCAAGGACCTGTTCGGCAAGCGGGCGGGGATCTGCCAGCCGTTCGCCTTCGCGGGCGGGCCCAAGCTGATCGCCGCCACCAACTGCCGGGTCAGTGACCTCGACAACCCGCAGCACGAGATCGAACTGATCGACCCGAACACCGGCAAGCCGAAGTGGACCTACAAGCCGGCCCGCGGCTGGGAGGTCGACAACATCTACTCGGTGAGCCCGCTCATCGTGTCGCTGACCAAGGGCGACAGCAGCAAGGACAAGAAGTGGAGCATCCTCGCGCTCCGGGAGAACGGCACGCTCCGCTCCCAGATCATCAGCGACAAGGGTGACAAGTTCCCGATGGCCTGCGGCAACGCCTTCGCCATCTTCGGCAAGCCCGTCGACGGCTGCGAGGGTGTCACGGCCGACGCCAACACGCTCTACATGCGGACGCAGGACGACACCAGCGGTTCCGCCCGTACCAACCAGGTCGTCGCCTTCAACCTGAACACCGGCAAGACGAAGTGGAAGGCGAAGGCCCCGGCCGAGCAGACCATGAAGCCGCTGCGGATGGAGGGCGCCAACCTCCTGGTCTACGTGGACGCCGGTTACAACAAGGGCGGCGGCATCGCCACCCTGGGCCCGGCCGGCGGCACCCCGAAGATGCTGCTCCAGCACCCGGCCTCCATGGCTCAGGTCGAGAGCTCGTTCTGGAGCGAGAGGGTCCTGTACGTGGACGGCCGCTCGTTCATCGCCAGCGGGCGGGTCAGCGCGACCAACGACGAGGAAGAGCTGGAGACGAAGACCATGATGGCCTTCGGCAGCTGACCGCTCCCCACGGCACCCGTAGGAACTCCACCGGTCGCGGGCGGCGGCAGACCCGCCCGCGACCGGCACCGGCCCACCGCCCGACTCCCCTTCTCCAGAGGTACGCAACGCCATGACGCAGCCGCCCCAGCCGCCGCCCAACGACCCGTCCCAGGGCGGGTTCGGCGCGCCGCAGGACCCCCCACCCGGTGGTTTCGGTGCCCCGCAGGACCCGCCGCCCGGTGGTTTCGGCGCCCCGACGCCGCCGCCCGCCGACCCGTTCGGCAAGCAGCCGGCCACCCCGCCGCCCCCGGCCCCCGGCGGCTACGGCACCCCGCCGCCCCCGGCTCCGGGCGGCTACGGCACCCCGCCGCCCGCGGGCCCGCCACAGCAGCAGCCCGGCTACGGCTACCCGCAGGGACCGCCCCAGCAGCAGCCCGGATACGGCTACCCGCACGACCAGCCGACGCAGCCGTCCGGGTACGGATTCCCGCCCGGTCAGGCTCCGCAGCAGGGGTACGGATTCCCGCCCGGCCAGCCGACGCAGCAGCAGAGCTACGGCTACCCGACCGCTCCGATGCAGCAGCCGCAGCAGCCCGGCGGCAACGGGCCGAAGAAGTTCTCCACCCAGTCCCAGATTATCGTCGCCGCGGTGGTCGCCGTGGCACTGATCATCGGCGGCGGTGTCTGGTTCGCGTCGAGCGGCGGCGACGACGAAGGCAAGAAGGACGAGGCGTCCACCTCCGCCGGCACCAGCGGCGAGAACAAGGGCGGATCGGGCAGCAGCGACAGCATCGGGGGCGGCGGCAAGGAGAAGGCCCCGGCCAACACCAAGGCCCAGGTCGGCTTCCAGCTTCCGCAGCCCAAGGTCACCGATGTCACCACGGTCGCCGGTTCCTGGCTGACCGACAAGGCGTACGTGAAGACCGGCGTCAACGAGATCGTCGGCTACGACCTGGCCAAGGGCACCAAGCTCTGGTCGATCCCGCTGGACGGCCAGCTGTGTGCCGCCTCCCGGTACATGAGCAAGGACTTCAAGACGGCCGTCGCCTTCGAGGAGGGCAAGCGGACCACGGCGAACAAGTACCCCACCTGCAACCAGGTGGGCGCCCTCGACCTGAACACCGGCAAGCTCATGTGGAGCAAGTCGGTGACCGCGTCCACCGGCGGTGACCGGCCGGTCCGGTTCGACGAGATCACCGTCAGCGGCACCACGGTCGCCGCAGGCGGCACCGAGGGCGGCGCCGCCTTCGACCTGAACACCGGCGCCGAGCGCTGGAAGCCGAAGGTCAGCACGGACGGCTGCTACGACAAGGGGTACGGCGGCGGCGAAGCACTCGCCGTGGTCCGCAAGTGCGGGACGTACGACGACCCGCAGCTCGTCATCCAGGCGCTGAACCCGACGACGGGCGCCCCGCTCTCCTCGTACAAGATGCCGCCCGGTGTCGACTACGCGAGCATCGTCTCCACCAAGCCGCTGGTCGTCGCCGCCGACGTCGGCGACACCGCCGGTGACGGCAGCGGCATCTCGGACTTCTTCTCGATCGACGCGGCCAGCGGCAAGCTGCTCACCAGGATCGCGGCGGACGGCGAGAAGTACGCGGCGAGCTGCCGCGCCACCAAGGTCGAGAGCTGCCAGCACCTCGCGGTCGGCAACAACCGCATCTACGTGCCCACCGAGGAGCACGAGGGCACCGGCGAGTACGGCAACACCAACGAGATCGTCTCGTTCGACCTGACCACCGGCAAGCCGACCAGTGACC
This genomic interval from Streptomyces sp. NBC_00464 contains the following:
- a CDS encoding 4-(cytidine 5'-diphospho)-2-C-methyl-D-erythritol kinase, which produces MSESVTVRVPAKVNVQLAVGAARPDGFHDLANVFLAVGLYDEVTVTPADGLRITCSGPDAAQVPLDATNLAARAATALAERHGIAPDVHIHIAKDIPVAGGMAGGSADAAGALLACDALWSTGATREELLAICAELGSDVPFSLVGGAALGVGRGEQLTPVEVGGTFHWVFAVADGGLSTPAVYREFDRLTAGTRVPEPAASAALMDALRAGDPVALAAALSNDLQAPALSLRPSLADTLAAGTEAGALAALVSGSGPTTAFLTEDEAAARKVADALTASGTCRTARVAVSPAPGATVV
- a CDS encoding lipoprotein; this translates as MTRRTVRGLAPVLLAALALTGCSSESGGGAKADTKPGGGAAAHGAGAKTAAKGGTVGGPGSGCELPVVFDLAQHWKAKAVAPVEPDSELADLARQGPVAMVCEIDAKPAGHIGFLRVWQGEGKDGTARQALEGFVKADENASKITYTQTTVGKLSVTEVGYTVYSKIMEESRPAHAFAVATPDGPVVVHLGGLDAQEHKGMLPAFELAKRSVRLG
- a CDS encoding ABC-F family ATP-binding cassette domain-containing protein, which gives rise to MAVNLVNVEQVSKVYGTRALLDGVSLGVSEGDRIGVVGRNGDGKTTLIRMLAKLEEADTGRVTHNGGLRLGVLTQHDSLDPKATIRHEVIGDLADHEWAGSAKIRDVLTGLFGGLDLAGFEQGLDTVIAPLSGGERRRIALAKLLIAEQDLIVLDEPTNHLDVEGISWLAGHLRARRSALVCVTHDRWFLDQVCTRMWDVQRGTVHEYEGGYSDYVFARAERERIAATEEGKRQNLMRKELAWLRRGAPARTSKPRYRIEAANELIADVPPPRDTSALMKFANARLGKTVFELEDVTVQAGPKTLLTHLTWQLGPGDRIGLVGVNGAGKTSLLRALEQAARTQGEAQPADGKIVVGKTVKLAYLSQEVAELNPNLRVLEAVQQVRDRVDLGKGREMTAGQLCEQFGFSKEKQWTPVGDLSGGERRRLQILRLLMDEPNVLFLDEPTNDLDIETLTQLEDLLDGWPGSMIVISHDRFFIERTTDKVLALLGDKSLRMLPRGIDEYLERRLQMAGAAMPAAPATASRAAAPAPGVSPQEARAAKKELQKVERQLDKMSTRETTLHAQIADNATDFEKVAKLDAELRELVAERDVLEMRWLELAEEA
- a CDS encoding outer membrane protein assembly factor BamB family protein, whose amino-acid sequence is MSQPPGQQPPQGGFGAPYDPPPGAYPPPAAPPQPAGPYGQPGPYGNQPGPYGSQPGPYNQPTQGYGYGYPPQQQQPQQQPGHGYPTQPPQPGGPQPGGPRGGGRFRGRTGMIVGGLLAVALLAGGGIWLATGDDGGNGTPTANGGHSSAPPAPAPTLDQGDGKGDTDDDGTVTPQAEAAAINAARGPGEAKALWIRKSGVDLPEGGEDFYGPWFAGDTVVTAMYHTVTGYSAADGTLKWTLRLPTNACAAPTRPTADGKIVLGIEDSTSDDAYCDNLQMVDLTTGKAGWRKQYARDGAWDGLSDLAMAINGDTVTVGRTSRTDAFRVSDGKVLFGKLPGNCQPFGFASGPVAIAAASCQTAADDHKEHRVQRIDPGTGKVQWTYKVKKGWQVAQIYSADPIVISLTQPEKWGILVLNTNGTYRTQLSGGPGEYAVGCDKDRRVQGANLDSCTGVAAGANTFYMATKAVDLKTGDGNQVAAFDLSTGKHKWTISSPAEQPLTPLRTEGGKLLMYLGAAKNKGGGIASVPAAGGKWGMVVRHPAAASDLERSFYEPNISYVDGRSFLTNSRISGSDDEEIERRSMAVFGN
- a CDS encoding outer membrane protein assembly factor BamB family protein, which codes for MTQPPSQQPPQGGFGAPQEPPHGVPQPPQGPPQTPPPAQPPQAPAAQPGYGYPQQPGQAAGRPPQPGPYGQPQQPGPYAQQPGPYGQPQQPGPYGQQQPGPYAQQPGPYGQPQQPGYGYPQQQYPGAPVPAPPGGRGPFKGKPAAIIGAAVAALLVIGGGVYLLSSGGDDDKKPVAKKSGEVQKPTTSPTVDEGDGNGTGREGSDDLNGGRKPGEAKVLWLQKNDVDLPRNGADVYGPWIVGDTVVKGMYRTVAGYSVADGKEKWKLKLPADICSAPQQTTTDGKIVIAVKNGTTDKSDCSTLQLIDLNTGKAGWKKEVKKSGLFDLMSDLSLAISGNTVTVGRTGASNAYRVSDGKDLFGKRAGICQPFAFAGGPKLIAATNCRVSDLDNPQHEIELIDPNTGKPKWTYKPARGWEVDNIYSVSPLIVSLTKGDSSKDKKWSILALRENGTLRSQIISDKGDKFPMACGNAFAIFGKPVDGCEGVTADANTLYMRTQDDTSGSARTNQVVAFNLNTGKTKWKAKAPAEQTMKPLRMEGANLLVYVDAGYNKGGGIATLGPAGGTPKMLLQHPASMAQVESSFWSERVLYVDGRSFIASGRVSATNDEEELETKTMMAFGS
- a CDS encoding outer membrane protein assembly factor BamB family protein yields the protein MTQPPQPPPNDPSQGGFGAPQDPPPGGFGAPQDPPPGGFGAPTPPPADPFGKQPATPPPPAPGGYGTPPPPAPGGYGTPPPAGPPQQQPGYGYPQGPPQQQPGYGYPHDQPTQPSGYGFPPGQAPQQGYGFPPGQPTQQQSYGYPTAPMQQPQQPGGNGPKKFSTQSQIIVAAVVAVALIIGGGVWFASSGGDDEGKKDEASTSAGTSGENKGGSGSSDSIGGGGKEKAPANTKAQVGFQLPQPKVTDVTTVAGSWLTDKAYVKTGVNEIVGYDLAKGTKLWSIPLDGQLCAASRYMSKDFKTAVAFEEGKRTTANKYPTCNQVGALDLNTGKLMWSKSVTASTGGDRPVRFDEITVSGTTVAAGGTEGGAAFDLNTGAERWKPKVSTDGCYDKGYGGGEALAVVRKCGTYDDPQLVIQALNPTTGAPLSSYKMPPGVDYASIVSTKPLVVAADVGDTAGDGSGISDFFSIDAASGKLLTRIAADGEKYAASCRATKVESCQHLAVGNNRIYVPTEEHEGTGEYGNTNEIVSFDLTTGKPTSDRADAGDRYSMFPVRMDGGNIIAYKEPPYDKGGQIVSIDGATFKQTVLMDNPSDESVRDAETSFSSDYAEYLYGNGKLYISETMVSKPRESALDDKEYLVVSFSTS